Proteins encoded within one genomic window of Edaphobacter lichenicola:
- a CDS encoding alpha-galactosidase, giving the protein MRDLRSDKVFFCGSHLLRTRFNFGVLIWIASVSIVAPRFVRAQSNNATIRFDSRTQVFRIDAGDMSYVLGINDKKQVQTLYWGKRLSAADTFAMSHADPGISSFDSSINTTRQEFVAWGGGLYVEPDLKVAFPDGNRDLVLQYVSHNVDGNRLRILLKDISREVYVELQYQVDAATGVLRRSAQVQNRTASSLTIEQVAAGTWNLPRGTDYRLRYLTGRWAGEWSLHEQLIQPGKAILESRRGSTGDQNNPWFAIDRNGSNDQDSGDVWFGALGWSGSWQMSIEQDEIHQIRVTGGPNSFDFGYRLAAGEHLQSTDFYAGYSHDGIGGASRLLHRFEISSIVPHGTDAKLRPVLYNSWEATEFKVDEAGQETLAEKAASIGVERFVVDDGWFGQRASDRAGLGDWYVNPVKFPHGLKPLIDKVHSLGMDFGLWVEPEMVNPDSDLYRKHPDWVLNFTGRPRSEGRNQLMLNLARPDVREYVFQFLDKLLDENDIAFLKWDYNRNWSEPGWPAVAPEDQKKVYINYIQNLYSILEELRAKHPKLEIESCSGGGSRVDLGIMRYTDEVWPSDNTDAFDRLLIQDGFTYAYAPGVMMAWVTDSPTWVNQRSLSLEYRFLSSMQGSLGIGANLNNWKPDDFATAKKMVEQYKRIRQTVQRGSLYRLISPQKGSEQSVTETVSEDQNHAVAFAFLHSSQMLYPFPRIYLRGLRPDAMYRIAALDGKLSADTPAVASGSFWMQNGVDVELRGDFQACAFTLERVER; this is encoded by the coding sequence ATGAGAGATTTACGAAGCGATAAAGTTTTTTTCTGTGGTTCGCATTTGCTTCGAACCCGTTTTAACTTCGGTGTCTTGATCTGGATAGCCTCTGTCAGCATCGTCGCCCCACGATTTGTCCGGGCACAGTCGAACAATGCCACGATTCGCTTCGATAGTCGGACTCAGGTCTTTCGCATCGACGCCGGGGATATGTCCTATGTGCTCGGTATCAATGATAAGAAACAGGTGCAAACTTTGTATTGGGGAAAGAGGCTTAGCGCGGCGGATACCTTTGCAATGTCACACGCGGACCCTGGGATCTCTTCTTTTGATTCCTCGATCAACACTACGCGGCAGGAGTTTGTGGCCTGGGGTGGAGGTCTTTACGTTGAGCCCGATCTGAAAGTAGCTTTTCCGGACGGTAATCGAGATCTGGTTCTGCAATATGTCTCCCACAATGTCGACGGGAACCGATTGAGGATTCTGCTTAAGGACATTTCACGAGAGGTTTACGTCGAGTTGCAGTATCAGGTAGACGCAGCGACGGGAGTTCTTCGTCGATCGGCACAGGTGCAAAATAGGACTGCATCTTCGTTGACGATTGAACAGGTCGCTGCGGGCACTTGGAATCTACCGCGCGGGACCGACTATCGACTGCGTTACCTGACGGGGCGCTGGGCTGGAGAGTGGAGCCTGCACGAGCAGCTGATTCAACCCGGAAAGGCGATCCTCGAGAGTCGTCGAGGATCTACCGGCGATCAGAACAACCCGTGGTTTGCCATCGACCGAAATGGCTCGAACGATCAAGACAGCGGCGATGTCTGGTTTGGGGCGCTGGGATGGAGCGGTTCCTGGCAGATGAGCATCGAGCAGGACGAGATTCATCAGATCCGAGTTACGGGAGGGCCTAACAGCTTTGATTTTGGGTACAGACTGGCTGCGGGCGAGCACCTCCAGTCGACTGACTTCTATGCTGGTTATTCGCATGATGGCATTGGCGGCGCGTCGAGGCTGCTGCATCGCTTCGAGATCTCCAGCATCGTGCCGCATGGGACTGACGCGAAGCTGCGGCCGGTGCTCTATAACTCTTGGGAGGCCACGGAGTTCAAAGTGGATGAAGCTGGGCAGGAGACGCTGGCCGAAAAGGCCGCAAGTATCGGGGTCGAGCGCTTCGTTGTTGACGACGGTTGGTTTGGTCAACGCGCCAGTGATCGCGCCGGGCTGGGGGACTGGTATGTGAACCCAGTGAAGTTTCCACATGGCTTGAAGCCTCTGATCGACAAGGTGCATTCGCTTGGCATGGACTTCGGACTCTGGGTCGAACCTGAGATGGTGAACCCGGACAGTGATCTCTATCGCAAGCATCCCGACTGGGTTCTGAATTTCACTGGCCGGCCTCGCAGTGAGGGGCGCAATCAGTTGATGCTTAACCTGGCGAGGCCGGATGTGCGTGAGTATGTCTTCCAGTTTCTCGACAAGTTGCTTGACGAAAATGACATTGCTTTTCTCAAGTGGGACTATAACCGCAACTGGTCCGAACCGGGATGGCCTGCAGTAGCGCCCGAAGATCAGAAGAAGGTCTACATCAACTACATTCAGAACCTTTATTCGATTCTCGAAGAGTTGCGCGCGAAACACCCCAAATTAGAGATTGAAAGCTGCTCCGGCGGCGGCAGCCGAGTCGATCTGGGCATCATGCGATATACCGATGAGGTGTGGCCTTCGGATAACACGGATGCGTTTGATCGCCTGCTGATTCAGGATGGCTTCACCTATGCCTATGCGCCGGGTGTGATGATGGCGTGGGTGACCGACTCCCCTACGTGGGTGAATCAACGATCGCTCTCTCTTGAGTACCGTTTTCTCTCATCGATGCAGGGATCGCTGGGTATTGGCGCAAATCTCAACAACTGGAAGCCTGACGATTTTGCGACGGCAAAAAAAATGGTGGAACAGTACAAGCGGATTCGGCAGACGGTGCAGCGTGGCTCGCTCTACCGGCTAATTTCCCCGCAAAAGGGAAGCGAGCAATCTGTAACCGAGACTGTATCAGAGGATCAGAATCACGCCGTTGCGTTTGCGTTTCTGCACTCCAGCCAGATGCTTTATCCCTTTCCGCGCATTTACCTTCGTGGGTTGAGGCCGGACGCGATGTATCGGATTGCTGCGCTTGATGGGAAGCTTTCGGCGGATACTCCAGCGGTGGCGTCGGGGTCTTTCTGGATGCAGAATGGCGTGGATGTGGAGTTGCGGGGCGACTTCCAGGCCTGCGCCTTCACTCTGGAAAGGGTCGAGAGGTGA